A region of the Deltaproteobacteria bacterium HGW-Deltaproteobacteria-6 genome:
GTCAATACGGCGAATGGGGAAGATGCTCTGGAGTTTATATGGAAGAGAGCCTGTGCTATGCCCAAACTAAACGGGGTGGGATGGCTCGGAAGAAGAAACAGCATCTATCATGACCTGTATGATTCCCAGGATCGTCTCAAGCGGATAAAACCGTGAAGAAATAATAAGTGAATCTGAAAGACTGCGATGCATTTTTTTGAGAAGATCATTGATAATAAAATATTTTTCAAAAAATTTGCGAATATGTGACAATTCCCGCCTGTGTAATTTCAACGGAGGCATCAATTATTGTAATTGATTAATTCTGCATGATCTTGTAATAGCAATCGCTCGATGAAAATGATCTGAAGACACGAGACGCTGCTGACTGCCCCAGAGAATATATCGAGGACATAAAGTAACGTTATATTATAATGATAGGAGAAAGATATATGCCTGACTACAGGATAAAAATCAGCGAGACACAAGATGAGGATCTGGAGAATCACCATTATCTAGTAACAGCAAAAAACGAAGCAGAGGCAAAAGAGTTCGCCATGAAATTTATGGAACACTTCATTGACGATGATAATGATCCGGAAAAAATCGAAAATGGATATACGTTTTACAACAAAGCCGTGATGGTCCGACTCGAGTCGATAAAGGAGACGACAAAAGAGCAGTTCAAGGAGTTTCTTTTGAAAATCCACACCATCAACATGACTTGAATCATTCCTGAAAGCTGCACGGTTTCCGGAAACATTATTTTTCGCGGTTTATTTACCTGCGTCCTCGCCTGCGTCGGAGTATCAGGTATCGGTATCCGGATTGACAGGATCTGTATAGCGACCTGACTCTTTTGAAATTACCGGTCACCATCACAAACAGAACGGTTATTAAAGGATCTATTTGTAAATACAGCTTTTTATAAAATATTTACAATAAACGCTTGCATCTTTTTTCATAGCTGTGTCATAATTTATTTAACTAAATAGCCAGTGCATTATTCAAACGTCTTTCTCATGATTCATCCCCGAGTTGCTCACACAGGCCAGTTAATAAAACCGGTGCTCTATATGTCATTCCGCCACTGATTTTGCAGTATGATCATCAAAACAGTCCCGATATCATGCTCTGATATTTGTGTGTTTGAGGGAGGATTTGTCATGCACTTCTATCGTGGATGCAGGATGCTTTACAGAAAGGCTTTCTCCCCCATTACCATCATATTTATTCCCTTTGGCAAAGGGTGCAGAACTATCCATCTAAAAATTTCAGCTGCCGGCATCGCCTTGCTGACCATTGTTATCATCTTAAATGTTATTTTGCTCTGCTACACGATCCCCTATGTAATCCAATACCATGATATGAAGAAACAATTCCTCGATTATTCCCGGAAGATATCGGATCTCAACAGCACATTATCATCCATGAAAATGGCAAGTACGAATCTCCATGCCTTGACATCACCGGGAGCAAAAGAGGGAAACCCCTGTCGAGAAAGAAGATTTATCTTTAACATCAAAGCATCCGATATGATCAAATATAATCAGATCATTTCGGATGCATCGGTAAAATACAATGTAGAAGCTGCTTTGATAAAAGCGGTCATCAAAATGGAATCAAACTTCGACCATCTGGCTGTATCACCAAATGGCGCACAGGGGTTAATGCAACTCATGCCGCAGACTGCTCAGGCCTATGAAATTGAAGATTCTTTCCATCCGGAGAATAATATCGAAGGAGGAACTCGTTATCTCCGCTACCTTCTGGACCTTTTTGAAGAAAATCTACCGCTCGCCCTGGCGGCCTATAATGTTGGTGAAAATGTCGTCATCAAATACCACTACAAAATCCCCCCCTACAGAGAAACGCAAGAGTATGTTAAACGCGTCCTGGGCCACCTGTATTCCTATCGCCGGATTGACCAGAAAATCAAGAGCGGAAAAGTCATCAGTTATAATGGATTGCCATTTCATCAACGGGAAACAGCGGTTACCATGCTGCCTGATACGGCAATACGGGAATGATCCATTTAGTTATTTGCGGCAAATTGAATATTAACGCCGGAACAGGTTATCCGTAAAAGCCGCGTGGCAAAGAGATTCACATTTTTACGGCCGCATTTGTTCAGTTGCGGATGTCCGGATGCACCGGCTTCCAAGCGTCCCTGTAAATCACCATATACCTTTGCTGCCTTAAAGATTTTGGAAAGAGCAAATAACCGCTCATTGTCGCAAAAATGTTTTTGAGAGTTTTGTTATGCTGTTCCTATGAGCGGACACCTCCAGAATCCTGGCCGCTGTTTTCAGCACTGATCATTTCTGCGTTTTCCGGCAATCATCCTTTTTTGCAAAGTTACGGATGTCACGTCAAGCCGTAATAAGAAACACTCATTCTCGATTACAAACATCAACAACGAGCCGCTCATTTTGTAATGATTATTGAATTGACTTACCCGACTTTTCTGTCTATACATTTTCCCATAAAAGCCTTTCTCAAAGAGGCTTTCACTATCAGCAAGGCAAAGGGCCGGGAGGATCTTTTCAGATGCACCACTGCCTGTTTTCTGAATGATCGGAGGTTTCTTATCCATGTATGAAAAGCCCACCTATGAAGACCTGGAACAAAAAATAAAAATTCTCGAAAAAGCAGTTATGGAAGCCGAACAGTACCGGGTGGCTCTGAAGCAGAGCGAAGAGAAGTTCCGGATTCTCGCCGACTTGTCACCGGCAGCAATCATGCTTTACCAGGATGGCCGGTGGATCTATGCCAACCAGGCTACCGAAACTATTTTCGGCTATTCCGCAAAGGAACTTCTCCGCATGAATTCCTGGGACATCGCTCATCCCGACTTCAAAGCATTTGTTCAGGAATGCGGACAGAAATTCGAGCGGGGGGAAGAAACGACCTATCGTTATGAAGTCAAGATCATCAGGCGGGACGGTTCTGAGAAATGGGTGGATCTGACGGGGGCATCTACAATGATCGGAAAGCGACCCGTCGGAATTATCTCGGTGACCGACATCAACGACCGGAAAAGGGCGGAGGAAGAAAGATACCATTACGAAAAACTTCATGGCGTTCTGGAAATGGCGGGAGCCGTTTGCCATGAATTGAATCAGCCGATGCAGATTATTTCCGGATATTCCGAAATGCTGTTAAAGGACACTGCGGAAGATGATCCCGTCCACATCAAAGTGGATAAGATCAACAAGCAAATTCGCCGGATGAGCACTATCACAAAAAAACTGATGAGAATAAAAGATTCTCAAACCGAAGATTATGCGGGATTCAGCCGAATTATCAATATCAATAAGAGCTCCGATCAAGAGTCTGAATAAAAGGAGAAAATTGTTATGATGGAGAAGAAAATTTTAGTGGTAGATGATGAAGTCTCCATTTTGGATATGATCAAAGAAGTTTTCGAGTCAGAAGGTTATACGGTATTGACGGCCGGAAGCGCGGAAGATGCCCTGAAGATCATTCAAAATGAATCTGCCTGGGTTATGTTTCTCGACATCAGGCTTCCCGGTATGAGCGGTGTTGAGCTCTGCAAAAAAATCCGCTCAAAGGATCAGATCAGCATTATTCATGCGTTTACCGGCTATAGCAATATTTATGGTCTTCTGGAATGTCGGGCCGCTGGATTTGACGATTTCTTTGTCAAACCGGTCAAACTCGATGTGCTCTTAAAAGCGGCTCAGGATTCGTTTGAACGACTGGAGAGATGGAAAATCAGCGACTTCGGTTTAACATAAGAAAGACGATGATGTGGAAGTTGTTCATGACACCCGTAAGGTGTCATGAAATTGGTGCCCCTGGCGTGAGTCGAACACGCGGCCCACAGATTAGGAATCTGTCGCTCTATCCTACTGAGCTACAGGGGCAACCTTGTTTGTTATTCCTGCAAGACGCCGCGATTTAACATTCTTTACGCAGGCTGTCAACCTTCCGTCATCTTACGCGGCTGCAAAATCCTTCAGATGCGTTTCCAGCAAACGGTTCTTATCAAAGTTTATCAGCTTGAGATTTTGCGGTTTCGTGCCGGTGAATGCGCATTTGGGCGCCAGTCCGATCAATTCCGATTCCAGGATCTCAACGCCGCGCTCAGCCGCAAGCGCCTCCACCTGTTCATAAATCACTTTAAGCGGCGTTTCTCTGCAATTGGTCAGATTCATGGACACCTGCGCCAGATGTCTGCTTTTTAATATGACGCCAATGGCGCGCACATGTTTCAGGCCGCCGCTTTTTTCCCGGATTAGCGATGCGATTTTTTGCGCCAACCTCAAATCATCACAATTCAGATTGATGTTATAGGCAACCAGCGGTTCACGCGCGCCTACAGCCGTTGCGCCCGCACGTGGATTAAATACCGGCTTGCCGGCATCCGGAGCGTCGTCAGGATTGGACATCTTTTCCGCCAGCGCCTCGTATCCGCCGCGTCTGACATTCGCCAGTTCGCTGCGCTCGGGAATCAATGCCGCATGACCATAAAAATAAACAGGCACTCCGAATCGTTCATATAGTTGATGACCATAGAGATGCGCCAGATCAACAGCCTCAGCCATTTTTGTTTTGCCCAGTGGAATGAAGGGCACCACGTCAACTGCCCCCAGCCGCGGATGGACACCCGTTTGTGTACGCATGTCAATCAGCTCCAAAGCCTGCCTTGATGCGGCTAGCGCCGCTTCCAACACATCTTCCGGTTTTCCCAGAAACGTGAAGACACTCCGGTTATGATCGCTGTCCCCGCTGTAGTCAATCAGGCGGATATTGGAAAACGCCTTCAATACGCTGGCAATCGATTCGATCTTATCCAAATCGCATCCTTCACTGAAATTCGGCACGCATTCGATAATTTTCATGTCTATACCTGATAAAATTTTAAAGTCGGCAACTCCACACAGGTGAGTTTACCGCCAAAGACCGCGCCTGTGTCAATGCCGATCTTATTCGCGGCAACCAGAGGCGCGTTGAAATGAGTATGTCCAAATATCACCCGTTTGCCGAAATCATAGTCGGAATCAATAAACGACCGCCGGATCCATAGCAGATCATGAATAGCCTGCCCGGCCAGTGGCATTCCGGGAAGCAAACCGGCATGAACAAAAATAAATTGATCCGTTTCATAATAAGGCAAAAGCGATTCAAAAAAGCGCAAATGCGCCGAAGGAATTTTTGCCTTCCTTTGGAACAGGGTATCCGTTCGTGATATCCCGTAAGCTTCGAGCGTCAGCAAACCGCCATTGACCAGATACATTTCTTCATCCACACCTTCCAGATAGCGCATCAGCATGGATTCGTGGTTTCCGCAAAGACAGATCACTTTTTGATAGACTTTTTCGAGCTCCAAAACGTAGTCAACGACGTCTCTGCCTCCGTCCGCGCGGTCGATATAATCGCCGATAAAAACCAGGGTATCGTTTGCCGGATCGGCTGCTATATCCTGAATGAGACGCTGGAGTTTATCCAGACAACCGTGAATGTCTCCGATGGCAAAAATTTTATTCATTTTCTTTCGCCGTCAGAAAAATCTGTTAATCTAACAGGGCTGCCGTAAAATCCTTGCTATCAAAGATTCGCAAATCATCCAGTCCCTCGCCGACTCCGATAAACCGCACCGGAAGTCCCAGTTCGCCGGCAATGCGGACCACGACACCGCCCTTCGACGTTCCGTCGAGTTTTGTGAGCACAATGCCGGTCACACCGATATCCTCTTTAAACATTTTGGCCTGCATGACGGCATTCTGACCTGTTGTGGCGTCTAATACAAGCAATATCTCGTGTGGCGCTCCGGGCAATTCCCTGCCGATAACCCTTTTAACCTTTTTAAGCTCCTCCATCAGGTTAGTCCGGGTGTGCAGGCGGCCTGCCGTATCCACAATAACAACACCGTTAAAACCGGCTTTAATCTTGCCGACTGCATCAAAAACAACAGC
Encoded here:
- a CDS encoding response regulator, coding for MMEKKILVVDDEVSILDMIKEVFESEGYTVLTAGSAEDALKIIQNESAWVMFLDIRLPGMSGVELCKKIRSKDQISIIHAFTGYSNIYGLLECRAAGFDDFFVKPVKLDVLLKAAQDSFERLERWKISDFGLT
- the ftcD gene encoding glutamate formimidoyltransferase; translated protein: MKIIECVPNFSEGCDLDKIESIASVLKAFSNIRLIDYSGDSDHNRSVFTFLGKPEDVLEAALAASRQALELIDMRTQTGVHPRLGAVDVVPFIPLGKTKMAEAVDLAHLYGHQLYERFGVPVYFYGHAALIPERSELANVRRGGYEALAEKMSNPDDAPDAGKPVFNPRAGATAVGAREPLVAYNINLNCDDLRLAQKIASLIREKSGGLKHVRAIGVILKSRHLAQVSMNLTNCRETPLKVIYEQVEALAAERGVEILESELIGLAPKCAFTGTKPQNLKLINFDKNRLLETHLKDFAAA
- a CDS encoding serine/threonine protein phosphatase encodes the protein MNKIFAIGDIHGCLDKLQRLIQDIAADPANDTLVFIGDYIDRADGGRDVVDYVLELEKVYQKVICLCGNHESMLMRYLEGVDEEMYLVNGGLLTLEAYGISRTDTLFQRKAKIPSAHLRFFESLLPYYETDQFIFVHAGLLPGMPLAGQAIHDLLWIRRSFIDSDYDFGKRVIFGHTHFNAPLVAANKIGIDTGAVFGGKLTCVELPTLKFYQV